A single window of Desulfovibrio sp. G11 DNA harbors:
- the ybgF gene encoding tol-pal system protein YbgF gives MKKIFAVPLVCAALAAGCASSAQMRHVEEKNSANQQALRETDRRLHTLEQNVAVLDSQMAQLRNRSFEVRTRGGKKTGMTVVPILPPAAPAVSVSAPASVAAAPGTPGQAVPPVEPNAALGKHGPEVAAAHPAVAAPSASANGTAPSGTGAKGPKIPASSPAASEAPKGRGIDPAAPVRPFPSVAASAESAGPGPRAPEGGHASGQSAKAGPIGAVGETVKKQVAPANGETVPVGLPPVAAPEPSAPPALDPVNFAAPNAGQPVVPTVADKGDPAGGNAAVPVPQLPPSSLALPPEHPGLPPVEAPVASANVTAPSAAPAGTAPGTPGIPTTASRQTGSLQDVSAASEKAASAAGAAQKPVRPIKGEKAAYEAALKVVMAGRPVEGISRFETFLQEYPQGTYAPNAEYWIGEGLYAQGKYREALAQFRKVDASYPQHHKNADALLKTGMCLSRLGDKEAAGQAYSQLLARFPKSEAARLARTRGLAR, from the coding sequence ATGAAAAAAATCTTTGCAGTACCCTTGGTTTGCGCGGCACTAGCTGCCGGCTGCGCTTCTTCCGCCCAGATGCGGCATGTGGAAGAAAAAAATTCTGCCAACCAGCAGGCTCTGCGCGAAACTGACCGGCGCCTGCATACGCTGGAGCAGAATGTGGCTGTTCTGGACAGTCAGATGGCCCAGCTCAGAAACCGCAGTTTTGAAGTGCGCACCCGGGGCGGCAAAAAAACCGGTATGACAGTGGTGCCCATACTGCCTCCGGCGGCTCCCGCTGTTTCTGTTTCAGCCCCGGCAAGCGTTGCTGCCGCGCCCGGCACCCCGGGGCAAGCCGTTCCACCCGTGGAACCGAATGCCGCGCTGGGCAAACATGGCCCTGAAGTGGCTGCCGCACATCCTGCCGTTGCCGCTCCGTCTGCAAGCGCCAATGGCACGGCGCCGTCCGGCACAGGCGCAAAAGGGCCGAAGATTCCCGCGTCGTCTCCTGCTGCGTCCGAAGCGCCCAAGGGCAGGGGTATTGACCCCGCGGCGCCTGTGCGGCCATTCCCGTCGGTTGCGGCTTCTGCAGAATCCGCTGGCCCGGGTCCCCGTGCGCCGGAGGGGGGGCACGCGTCCGGCCAGAGTGCCAAGGCCGGCCCCATCGGTGCTGTAGGAGAAACGGTGAAAAAACAGGTGGCGCCGGCTAACGGCGAAACAGTGCCCGTGGGGCTGCCCCCTGTGGCTGCGCCGGAACCGTCAGCACCACCCGCTCTTGATCCCGTCAATTTTGCTGCTCCCAATGCCGGGCAACCTGTTGTTCCCACGGTTGCAGACAAGGGGGATCCAGCCGGCGGCAATGCTGCCGTACCCGTGCCCCAGCTGCCGCCTTCAAGCCTGGCCCTGCCGCCGGAACATCCCGGCCTGCCTCCGGTGGAAGCCCCGGTTGCAAGCGCAAATGTCACGGCACCGTCTGCCGCTCCGGCAGGCACTGCACCCGGGACTCCGGGTATCCCCACGACTGCCTCCCGGCAAACCGGCTCCCTTCAGGATGTTTCTGCCGCTTCGGAAAAGGCCGCTTCCGCAGCAGGTGCGGCACAAAAGCCCGTGCGCCCCATCAAGGGGGAAAAGGCGGCCTACGAAGCGGCTCTTAAGGTGGTCATGGCCGGGCGCCCCGTTGAAGGTATATCCCGCTTCGAGACTTTTTTGCAGGAATATCCGCAAGGTACTTACGCGCCCAACGCGGAATACTGGATTGGCGAAGGCCTGTACGCTCAGGGCAAATACCGCGAAGCGCTGGCGCAGTTCCGCAAGGTGGACGCCTCGTACCCGCAGCATCATAAAAATGCCGATGCGCTGCTCAAGACAGGCATGTGCCTGAGCCGCCTTGGCGACAAGGAAGCGGCGGGGCAGGCCTACAGCCAGTTGCTGGCGCGTTTTCCCAAATCCGAGGCCGCCCGCCTGGCGCGGACGCGCGGCCTGGCCCGCTAG
- the dprA gene encoding DNA-processing protein DprA — MNRGTVWSELSDEARTEYWAALALRHCAGLGARSCARLLKAFGSAYAAVQARERWREAGLNRKQAAELATGSWRVTARDEWDRARDLDAAIVLWTDSAYPPLLRQLPDAPALLYCRGDLSLLQAPAFAVVGSRRATEHGRAVAAHMSRCLSACGVTIVSGMALGIDRVAHEAALSRIGRSIGVLGTGIDVVYPSVNRKIFGMMEQQGLLVSEFMPGARPLPEHFPIRNRIISGFALGVLVVEAASRSGSLITARLALEQNREVYAVPGPALDASCLGCQELVRQGARPVFSAEDVLRDLAEQLRPYGISRDSLGDEEKIGPELALIPEAAKEEPAESGYAGRAAPARSGKQQEKQSALPAVARQHKPLGAAENLAPTGRRAALLDCLRQRGPMQADDLACALDISVADLNVMLVGLEMLGQVCRLPGARYASGQDSGNGAEA; from the coding sequence ATGAATCGCGGCACTGTCTGGTCGGAATTGAGCGATGAAGCCCGCACGGAATACTGGGCCGCTCTGGCCCTGCGCCACTGTGCGGGGCTTGGCGCCAGATCGTGCGCCCGGCTTTTGAAGGCCTTCGGTTCGGCCTATGCCGCCGTGCAGGCGCGTGAGCGCTGGCGCGAGGCCGGGCTTAATCGGAAACAGGCGGCAGAACTGGCTACGGGTTCGTGGCGCGTGACGGCCCGTGATGAGTGGGACCGCGCCCGCGATCTTGATGCGGCCATAGTGTTGTGGACCGATTCCGCATATCCGCCTTTGCTGCGCCAGTTGCCCGATGCTCCGGCGCTTTTGTACTGCCGGGGGGATTTGTCGCTGCTTCAGGCTCCTGCTTTTGCGGTGGTGGGGTCACGGCGGGCCACGGAGCACGGCAGGGCGGTGGCCGCGCACATGTCTCGCTGTTTGTCGGCCTGCGGTGTGACCATTGTCTCCGGCATGGCTCTGGGTATTGACCGGGTGGCGCACGAGGCGGCCCTCAGCCGGATCGGCCGCAGCATAGGCGTTTTGGGCACGGGTATTGATGTTGTTTATCCATCGGTAAACAGAAAAATTTTTGGCATGATGGAGCAGCAAGGCCTGCTGGTTTCTGAATTCATGCCGGGAGCGCGGCCTCTGCCCGAGCATTTTCCCATTCGCAACCGCATTATCAGCGGTTTTGCTTTGGGGGTGCTGGTGGTCGAGGCCGCAAGCCGCTCCGGCAGCCTGATTACCGCTCGTCTGGCGTTGGAGCAGAACCGCGAGGTGTACGCGGTTCCCGGCCCGGCCCTGGATGCAAGCTGCCTTGGCTGCCAGGAACTTGTGCGTCAGGGGGCGCGGCCTGTTTTCAGCGCGGAGGACGTGTTGCGCGATCTGGCGGAACAGCTGCGTCCCTATGGCATCAGCCGCGACAGTCTTGGTGACGAAGAAAAAATTGGCCCGGAACTGGCGCTCATACCGGAAGCGGCAAAAGAAGAACCGGCCGAAAGCGGATATGCCGGGCGTGCAGCCCCGGCGCGCTCGGGGAAACAGCAAGAGAAGCAGTCTGCCCTCCCGGCTGTGGCCCGGCAGCATAAACCCCTGGGCGCCGCGGAAAACCTCGCCCCGACCGGGCGCAGGGCGGCCCTGCTGGACTGTTTGCGCCAACGCGGCCCCATGCAGGCGGATGATCTTGCCTGCGCGCTGGACATCAGCGTGGCCGATCTCAACGTCATGCTTGTAGGGCTTGAAATGCTCGGCCAGGTGTGTCGTCTGCCGGGGGCCAGATATGCATCGGGGCAGGATTCCGGGAACGGGGCAGAAGCATGA
- a CDS encoding tyrosine recombinase XerC: MSEKKLKKNTAAAHAEADSLGAHSGGKALSAAGKQGNGRNTAPMSPPVGAAGRAGMPDAGGRTGLLIEAFLAWMTVQKGASEATRKAYAVDLAQLAEFLRGQEIDLGQPQTVTRRHMQAFLAWLFRKGEAKSSMARKLAAARSFFRFQMRGGKVAENVAAQVRNPRQEKRHPRALNVDETFALLDSATGPGGKRGPVVGSAEEERILCRDLALAELLYGSGLRISEALSLDVDDVQLSSRVLRVMGKGSRERLAPLSDTSFSCLKAWLEERPLLALPDEAALFVGARGARLNRREAARIVERLCRRAGLTFTVSPHSLRHSFATHLLEAGADMRSVQELLGHQRLTTTQRYTQVSLESLMQTYDQAHPRSGKR; the protein is encoded by the coding sequence ATGAGCGAAAAAAAACTGAAAAAAAATACTGCCGCTGCGCATGCCGAAGCAGATTCCCTTGGCGCGCATTCCGGCGGCAAGGCCTTGTCCGCAGCGGGCAAGCAGGGCAATGGCCGCAATACTGCCCCCATGTCGCCGCCTGTGGGCGCGGCGGGCCGGGCGGGGATGCCGGATGCAGGCGGCCGTACCGGTTTGCTGATAGAAGCTTTTCTGGCCTGGATGACCGTGCAAAAGGGGGCTTCTGAAGCCACCCGCAAAGCCTATGCTGTGGATCTGGCACAGCTTGCGGAATTTTTACGCGGCCAGGAAATTGATCTGGGGCAGCCGCAAACCGTAACCCGGCGGCACATGCAGGCTTTTCTTGCCTGGCTGTTCCGCAAGGGCGAGGCCAAAAGCTCCATGGCGCGCAAACTGGCTGCGGCCCGCTCTTTCTTCCGTTTTCAGATGCGGGGGGGCAAGGTGGCGGAGAATGTTGCGGCCCAGGTGCGCAATCCCCGCCAGGAAAAACGCCATCCCCGCGCCCTTAACGTTGATGAAACCTTCGCCCTGCTGGACTCGGCCACGGGGCCGGGGGGCAAGAGAGGACCCGTGGTCGGCAGTGCCGAGGAAGAACGCATTCTTTGCCGCGACCTTGCCCTGGCGGAGCTGCTTTATGGCTCGGGGCTGCGCATTTCCGAAGCATTGAGCCTGGATGTGGATGATGTGCAACTGTCTTCACGCGTTTTGCGCGTTATGGGCAAAGGTTCAAGGGAAAGGCTTGCTCCTCTTTCAGACACTTCTTTTTCCTGTCTCAAAGCGTGGCTTGAAGAGCGCCCCCTGCTGGCACTGCCCGATGAAGCGGCTCTTTTTGTGGGCGCACGCGGGGCGCGCCTGAACAGAAGAGAGGCCGCACGCATTGTAGAGCGCCTGTGCCGCCGGGCGGGGCTGACCTTTACGGTGTCGCCCCACAGTTTGCGGCATTCGTTTGCCACTCACCTGCTGGAGGCTGGCGCAGATATGCGAAGTGTGCAGGAACTTCTGGGACATCAGCGGCTTACCACAACGCAGCGCTATACGCAGGTAAGCCTTGAAAGCCTGATGCAGACTTACGATCAGGCGCATCCCAGGTCAGGTAAAAGGTAA
- a CDS encoding manganese-dependent inorganic pyrophosphatase, giving the protein MSALVLGHMNPDTDSIISAIVAADLYSKRGMDVTPVAQGAPTPETEFVLKKFGIAAPQIVDDVAGKDLYLVDYSDLAQAPKGMDSATVLGIVDHHKLGDVTTSAPLEAWIWPVGCTNTVLKNMYDFYGIEIPKNLAGAMLCAILSDTVIFKSPTCTPADKKAVEDLAKIAGVSDIVALGMEMFKVKSAVDGAPMKDLVFRDYKDFDMNGNKVGIGQLEVVDLSILEPVKAGLQAEIEKVKGEGRHSVFLLLTDIMKEGSEMLIVSDDPSVVEKAFGVKPEGASVWLPGVMSRKKQVVPNFEKAFK; this is encoded by the coding sequence ATGTCCGCATTAGTTCTTGGTCACATGAATCCTGATACCGACAGCATCATCTCAGCCATTGTTGCCGCCGACCTGTACAGCAAGCGCGGTATGGACGTCACCCCGGTTGCCCAGGGCGCGCCCACTCCCGAAACAGAATTTGTGCTGAAAAAGTTCGGCATTGCCGCCCCCCAGATTGTGGACGATGTGGCCGGCAAGGATCTGTATCTGGTGGACTATTCCGACCTGGCCCAGGCCCCCAAGGGCATGGATTCGGCCACGGTTCTCGGCATTGTTGACCACCACAAGCTTGGCGACGTGACAACCTCTGCGCCGCTGGAAGCCTGGATCTGGCCCGTTGGCTGCACCAACACCGTTCTGAAGAACATGTATGACTTCTATGGTATCGAGATTCCCAAAAATCTCGCCGGGGCCATGCTGTGCGCCATTTTGTCCGATACGGTTATCTTCAAGTCGCCCACCTGTACCCCCGCTGACAAAAAAGCCGTTGAAGATCTGGCAAAAATCGCGGGCGTGAGCGATATCGTGGCTCTGGGCATGGAGATGTTCAAGGTCAAGAGTGCCGTTGACGGCGCTCCCATGAAGGACCTTGTTTTCCGTGACTACAAAGACTTTGACATGAACGGCAACAAGGTGGGCATCGGCCAGCTTGAAGTGGTTGACCTCTCCATCCTTGAGCCTGTGAAGGCTGGCCTGCAGGCTGAAATCGAAAAGGTCAAGGGCGAAGGCCGCCACAGCGTCTTCCTGCTGCTGACCGACATCATGAAAGAAGGCTCGGAAATGCTTATTGTTTCCGATGACCCCTCGGTGGTGGAAAAAGCTTTTGGCGTCAAGCCCGAAGGTGCCTCTGTGTGGCTGCCCGGTGTGATGAGCCGCAAAAAGCAGGTTGTGCCGAATTTTGAAAAGGCTTTCAAGTAA
- a CDS encoding phage tail protein has protein sequence MITKLNRLGGLLLFFQCAKNTVRYLLEVDGEEIECASFSVKENTGCLPVKTMNRRARIAGFCQGVTTYELTVAVPIPANGKERNWSKVRDAKLVIYPVNGKGQRTAYTGCCVQDVSAQYESEGEAKRDLTLFAVDEVKE, from the coding sequence GTGATAACCAAACTTAACCGACTTGGCGGGCTACTTCTATTTTTTCAATGTGCGAAAAATACCGTACGTTATCTCCTTGAGGTGGACGGCGAAGAAATCGAGTGCGCCAGTTTCAGCGTTAAGGAAAATACCGGCTGCCTGCCCGTGAAAACCATGAACCGCCGCGCTCGCATTGCCGGGTTCTGCCAGGGTGTTACCACTTACGAGCTTACTGTGGCCGTACCAATTCCGGCCAATGGCAAGGAGCGTAACTGGTCCAAGGTGCGCGATGCCAAACTGGTTATTTACCCGGTCAATGGCAAGGGGCAGCGCACGGCATATACCGGCTGCTGCGTTCAGGATGTAAGCGCCCAGTACGAAAGCGAAGGCGAAGCCAAGCGCGATCTCACCCTTTTTGCTGTGGATGAAGTAAAGGAGTAA
- a CDS encoding phage tail assembly protein, whose product MSRLTTDGTLLFGIEFNGQMHKDFTMRVPTLEDVEAAIEDAGPDASNARMNRHKWSRTITRLGEIPADAITAELLAGLPAPEYGVLLAVEDELAKKLLASSAESSAASAK is encoded by the coding sequence ATGTCCAGACTCACAACTGACGGTACTTTGCTTTTCGGTATAGAATTCAACGGGCAGATGCATAAAGATTTTACCATGCGCGTCCCCACCCTGGAAGATGTGGAGGCCGCCATTGAAGATGCCGGGCCGGATGCCAGCAACGCCCGCATGAATCGCCACAAGTGGTCACGCACCATAACCCGCCTGGGTGAGATTCCTGCTGATGCCATCACTGCCGAGCTTTTGGCCGGTTTGCCCGCGCCGGAATATGGCGTTCTTCTGGCTGTGGAGGATGAGCTTGCAAAAAAGCTCTTGGCCTCCAGCGCGGAATCTTCCGCCGCCTCCGCAAAGTAG
- a CDS encoding ISL3 family transposase yields the protein MKDTDLYFRILGLTEPWFVEAVELDTAEGRVDIRVEHGPGVRWFCPTCGRELACRDHAEPRVWRHLDTCQFKTFLHARIPRVDCPEHGVLQVNVPWAESKARFTILMERLIIDVLTECATVTGARRILRITWDEAWGVMERAVRRGRERKQSNPSRYLGVDEKAFRKGHDYVTVVCDLIGSTVEYVADERKAESLEGYYLQFTKAQLERIKAVAMDMWEPYFKATLKHVPDAAGKIVHDRFHVMKHVGEAVDRVRKQEHRELTSQDDHRLKGTKFLWLYREENLPDKHRPALEALKTANLKVAKAWAMKESLNDVWKYLSTGWARRFVKRWLVWVNRSDLAPMRKVGGLIQRHLENILTFCRHRITNGVAEGLNSKIMAIKRKACGYRNREHFKTAIYFFCGGLNLYPASS from the coding sequence ATGAAGGATACGGACCTATATTTTCGGATTCTCGGGCTGACCGAGCCCTGGTTTGTTGAGGCTGTTGAACTGGACACGGCGGAAGGTCGGGTAGACATCCGCGTGGAGCATGGTCCTGGTGTTCGCTGGTTTTGCCCTACTTGTGGTCGAGAGCTGGCTTGCCGCGACCATGCCGAGCCTCGTGTCTGGCGCCATCTGGACACGTGCCAGTTCAAGACGTTCCTGCATGCTCGGATTCCCCGAGTGGACTGCCCCGAGCATGGCGTCCTTCAGGTCAACGTGCCTTGGGCCGAGTCCAAGGCACGTTTCACCATATTGATGGAGCGATTGATCATCGACGTGCTGACCGAGTGCGCCACCGTAACAGGAGCGCGGCGCATCCTGCGCATCACCTGGGACGAAGCATGGGGTGTCATGGAAAGGGCGGTGCGCCGGGGCCGGGAGCGCAAGCAATCGAATCCCTCGCGGTATCTTGGCGTTGACGAGAAGGCATTCCGCAAGGGGCACGACTATGTGACCGTGGTTTGTGATCTGATCGGCAGCACGGTGGAGTATGTGGCCGACGAGCGTAAGGCCGAAAGCCTTGAGGGGTACTACCTTCAGTTCACCAAGGCGCAGTTGGAGCGGATCAAGGCCGTGGCCATGGACATGTGGGAGCCCTATTTTAAAGCTACGCTCAAACATGTGCCGGACGCGGCGGGGAAAATCGTTCACGATCGGTTCCACGTCATGAAACACGTAGGCGAGGCTGTGGACCGGGTACGCAAGCAAGAGCACCGCGAACTCACAAGTCAGGATGACCATCGACTCAAGGGCACGAAATTCCTCTGGCTATACCGGGAGGAGAATCTGCCGGACAAACACCGGCCAGCCCTGGAGGCCTTGAAGACAGCGAACCTCAAGGTGGCCAAGGCCTGGGCCATGAAGGAAAGCCTGAACGACGTCTGGAAGTACCTGAGCACGGGATGGGCCAGACGTTTTGTGAAGCGATGGCTGGTCTGGGTGAACAGGTCAGATCTTGCCCCAATGCGCAAAGTGGGCGGACTGATTCAGAGACATCTTGAGAACATCCTGACCTTCTGCCGCCACAGGATCACCAACGGCGTGGCCGAGGGCCTCAACAGCAAGATCATGGCCATCAAGAGGAAGGCTTGCGGTTATAGGAACCGGGAGCATTTCAAGACAGCCATCTACTTCTTCTGTGGCGGTCTAAACCTCTACCCGGCCAGTTCCTGA
- a CDS encoding phage tail tape measure protein, translating into MDGVWKTGAGLAASGYAAKKAIDAPVSRERQYLDDANIAEVDVKKLRELDASAVKYGGGTLEGARATRGALFTAGLDFEAVEQTLLGVQRTATATGADGAILAELVAAGLKAGQFKAEDVEKILGMATNAGAVGAFEVKDMAKALPGIMTNAKDMVGVKGAAYHFSNLQVVRDAAGSSDEAATLYENLQSFRNSGAAYKGLKKKGIILTAIYQRTAASGGDMNMAFVDAIQKGVVEKDKLSRFQVQSATPSPWVLASSKKTS; encoded by the coding sequence ATGGACGGCGTCTGGAAAACTGGCGCGGGCCTTGCTGCGAGTGGGTATGCTGCAAAAAAGGCGATTGACGCGCCTGTCAGCCGTGAACGCCAATATCTTGATGACGCGAACATAGCGGAAGTTGACGTCAAGAAATTGCGGGAGCTTGATGCCTCTGCCGTTAAGTATGGCGGCGGCACTCTGGAAGGCGCGCGGGCAACGCGAGGGGCACTTTTTACTGCGGGGCTGGATTTTGAAGCCGTGGAGCAAACGTTGCTGGGTGTCCAGCGCACCGCTACGGCCACAGGGGCTGATGGCGCAATCCTTGCCGAGCTGGTGGCGGCGGGTCTTAAAGCGGGGCAATTCAAAGCTGAAGATGTAGAAAAAATCCTTGGCATGGCGACCAATGCGGGGGCTGTTGGCGCGTTTGAAGTCAAAGATATGGCTAAAGCCCTGCCCGGCATCATGACAAACGCTAAGGATATGGTTGGGGTTAAAGGTGCCGCCTATCATTTTTCCAATTTGCAAGTAGTGCGCGACGCGGCTGGCTCCAGCGATGAGGCTGCAACACTCTATGAAAACCTTCAGTCTTTCCGCAACAGCGGAGCGGCGTACAAAGGTCTCAAAAAGAAGGGGATCATTCTTACAGCAATCTATCAACGCACGGCGGCCAGCGGCGGAGACATGAATATGGCCTTTGTGGATGCCATCCAAAAAGGCGTGGTTGAAAAAGATAAGCTCTCGCGGTTTCAAGTTCAAAGTGCAACACCCAGTCCTTGGGTATTGGCGTCTTCTAAAAAAACTTCATAG
- a CDS encoding IS30 family transposase: protein MGYAHLAREERYYICQAVKSGTSLRAIAKAIGRSVSTVSRELARNTGARGYRYRQAHKRSQKRQTSKGKKRIGLEVWTYVEQCLHQDFSPEQISGVLKRKGFALSHEWIYQYILADKKRGGTLHSHLRCQRKRKRRYGKPDRRGQIKGRISIDIRPSIVAERSRLGDWEADTVEGSKGGPVLVTLAERKSRLFLFGKAPNKSASEVRRVIEGLLTPIKDFVQTITYDNGKEFSYHADVSATLEAQGFFAHPYHSWERGLNENSNGLLRQYFPKGVSLASVTQDEIIAAMCRLNWRPRKCLGFKTPYEVFLEDANTQGLGVAL from the coding sequence ATGGGCTATGCACACCTTGCCAGGGAAGAACGGTACTACATCTGCCAGGCAGTGAAAAGTGGAACGTCACTGAGGGCCATAGCCAAAGCGATAGGCCGTAGCGTCTCAACTGTAAGCCGCGAACTTGCGCGAAATACCGGGGCGCGTGGCTACCGCTACAGGCAGGCACACAAGCGCAGTCAGAAAAGGCAGACCAGTAAAGGGAAGAAGCGCATTGGCCTTGAGGTATGGACGTATGTTGAACAGTGTCTGCACCAGGACTTCAGTCCGGAGCAAATCTCTGGAGTTCTCAAACGCAAAGGTTTTGCCCTCAGTCATGAATGGATTTACCAGTACATTCTGGCGGACAAAAAACGAGGAGGAACGCTGCACAGCCATTTGCGCTGCCAGCGCAAACGCAAACGACGATATGGCAAACCCGACAGACGAGGTCAAATCAAGGGGCGTATCAGCATAGACATACGCCCGTCCATTGTTGCCGAGCGCTCACGCCTTGGTGATTGGGAGGCTGATACCGTTGAAGGCAGTAAAGGAGGCCCCGTTTTGGTGACACTTGCAGAGCGTAAAAGTCGTCTTTTCCTGTTTGGCAAGGCTCCCAACAAAAGCGCCAGCGAAGTAAGGCGGGTCATTGAAGGACTCTTGACACCCATTAAGGACTTTGTTCAGACTATTACCTATGATAACGGCAAGGAGTTCAGCTACCATGCCGATGTGTCAGCTACACTCGAGGCTCAGGGATTTTTTGCGCACCCCTACCATTCGTGGGAGCGTGGCTTGAACGAGAACTCCAATGGCCTTCTACGCCAATACTTCCCCAAGGGGGTAAGCTTGGCATCGGTCACGCAAGATGAGATCATAGCGGCAATGTGCCGCTTGAACTGGCGGCCTAGAAAATGCCTTGGGTTTAAGACACCCTATGAAGTTTTTTTAGAAGACGCCAATACCCAAGGACTGGGTGTTGCACTTTGA
- a CDS encoding DNA circularization protein, whose protein sequence is MSLLNTLNEVASPWATMLDASFRGVKFQVAGISDKGEKSLAVHEYPYRPGAEVEDLGRKARLTPVKAIFWGRNYLSEVSALVRAFEESGKGELVHPLFGTLQVCVKHWNIEHDAETRDYAAVDFEFIEASLDNPFFDAKSMRGLADKAQASMLSGLTSAMNEASAALAETLAPLQEAAAYVQGAVLTELRAILDVYDGAGAVVRTAVSYIDSPVGFVTDLLACQFSAAGAVSGLGTFAGLSSLSGVFPRVSLSSDKPQTTYAVGSSAYGDSWITGPQNSASSEQLSVRQAGPAAVPAATDAPSSRQTARAQAVTYAMLAQTNTLATATAAALVAEVATPRMTPGEVEALTGNTRARVQDCLTYVRASLPESRWHAAAEGLRDAAHGIQQLGEAALNARPPLISYSVPTPCNPRLLAFRLYGDHTRSRELVRINPQVRNPNFIAKGQEMLVYAK, encoded by the coding sequence ATGTCCCTGCTGAACACCCTGAATGAAGTCGCTTCCCCCTGGGCCACCATGCTTGACGCCTCGTTCCGTGGCGTCAAGTTTCAGGTGGCGGGCATCAGCGACAAGGGCGAAAAATCCCTCGCCGTGCATGAATACCCGTACCGCCCCGGCGCGGAGGTGGAAGATTTGGGCCGCAAGGCCCGGCTTACGCCCGTCAAGGCGATCTTTTGGGGCCGCAATTACCTGTCCGAAGTCAGCGCCCTTGTCAGGGCGTTTGAAGAATCCGGCAAGGGTGAGCTGGTGCATCCGCTGTTCGGCACCCTGCAAGTGTGCGTCAAACACTGGAATATCGAGCATGATGCTGAAACGCGCGACTACGCCGCTGTTGACTTTGAATTTATTGAAGCCTCGCTTGATAATCCCTTCTTTGACGCCAAGAGTATGCGCGGCCTTGCCGACAAGGCGCAGGCCAGTATGCTTTCTGGCCTTACGTCCGCCATGAATGAAGCCAGCGCAGCTCTGGCTGAAACGCTGGCCCCCCTGCAAGAGGCCGCTGCCTATGTGCAGGGCGCAGTACTCACGGAACTGCGCGCCATTCTCGACGTGTATGACGGGGCCGGGGCTGTTGTGCGCACTGCTGTTTCCTATATTGATTCTCCGGTGGGCTTTGTGACAGACCTGCTGGCCTGCCAGTTCAGCGCTGCCGGCGCGGTCAGCGGCCTTGGCACATTTGCCGGATTGTCGTCGTTGTCGGGTGTTTTTCCGCGCGTCAGCCTTTCGTCTGACAAGCCGCAAACCACATATGCTGTTGGCTCAAGCGCCTACGGCGATTCGTGGATTACCGGCCCGCAAAATTCTGCCAGCAGTGAGCAGCTTTCAGTGCGGCAAGCAGGCCCTGCTGCCGTGCCTGCGGCTACAGATGCCCCGTCCAGTCGCCAGACGGCCCGCGCCCAGGCCGTGACCTACGCCATGCTGGCACAGACCAATACACTGGCAACCGCCACGGCAGCGGCCCTCGTGGCCGAGGTGGCAACGCCCCGCATGACGCCGGGCGAGGTGGAGGCACTCACCGGCAATACCCGCGCCCGCGTGCAAGACTGCCTCACCTATGTGCGCGCCAGCTTGCCGGAATCGCGCTGGCATGCCGCCGCCGAAGGCTTGCGCGATGCCGCGCACGGCATCCAGCAGCTTGGCGAGGCGGCGCTTAACGCCCGTCCGCCGTTGATATCCTATTCCGTGCCTACGCCGTGCAATCCGCGCCTTCTGGCCTTCCGGCTCTATGGCGACCACACCCGCAGCCGGGAGCTTGTGCGCATTAACCCCCAGGTGCGCAACCCCAATTTTATCGCCAAAGGCCAGGAGATGCTCGTTTATGCAAAATAA